A single genomic interval of Fructobacillus americanaquae harbors:
- a CDS encoding glycosyltransferase family 39 protein, whose translation MRLKRIHKLDWYLVGILILSAILYGWGTWDAGSANSFYTAAITSMTKSWSNFWYGAFDPAGFITVDKPPVALWFMAISAKIFGVHGWSVVLPSVLAGIASVYLMYRLLEPKFGVWAGRTAALFMTLTPTVVANSRTNNMDAILVLFLLLAVFTLQKTVNKKNVWLVMLSFALIGVSFNIKMLQAFMILPAMFVYYIIAIKVPWKKKVGWLGLAVVSLSVFTLAYPMAVDSASKSSRPYIGSSQTNSLMELAFGYNGTQRLLGQSTGTGGTFSGMGTKKTSKSSKSTTGANQMGQAPTTGTNGQNQTGTQTGQTTNSNTPTGQAPTGQAGQAPTGMNGQKPTGKMGKMTGQPGGKTGKRGGMGGAGSAFAIGSIGPFRLFQSDLGSQIGWYLPLAFLGLIAGWLGFRKRGSKWYHVTSQQEEVLLWAGWFVPVYGFFSVASFFHPYYTIMLAPAIAALTAIGVAAVTKMMKVNVNTEDETVGKTQPFVARIILSVAVIATLLLQAYYVSSYYPVITGILIVLALGLGVWWLFPQKTAIKAKVIATAVSVLAMGAFWASTPTITHTSAAIPAAGPSLFSRGGTDMGGTVNKKLLAYTEKHQGSAKYLFATTDSNSASGYIIKSGKAVMALGGYNGTDPTMTFKQFKQLVKDGKLKYFVLGSRSKSSDGQIKKILAWVKAKGTVVNYDSSSKSKTTTTNQATTATTTTTTTAGGSPTARMTAGGPTGMGGSSSSTLYDLSSIY comes from the coding sequence TTGCGATTAAAAAGGATACACAAACTTGATTGGTACCTAGTCGGCATTCTGATTCTCAGCGCCATTTTATATGGTTGGGGTACCTGGGATGCAGGCAGTGCTAACAGTTTCTACACTGCAGCCATCACTTCCATGACAAAGTCATGGTCAAACTTCTGGTATGGGGCTTTTGACCCCGCCGGCTTCATTACGGTGGATAAGCCACCTGTAGCGCTTTGGTTCATGGCCATCTCTGCTAAGATTTTCGGTGTTCACGGCTGGTCCGTTGTCCTCCCAAGTGTCTTAGCAGGAATCGCCTCTGTTTACCTAATGTACCGTCTCTTAGAGCCAAAATTTGGCGTCTGGGCAGGACGAACAGCAGCGCTATTCATGACGTTGACGCCCACTGTTGTCGCCAATAGTCGGACAAACAACATGGATGCCATCTTAGTACTTTTCCTTCTGTTAGCAGTTTTCACCTTGCAAAAAACTGTTAATAAGAAGAATGTCTGGTTAGTCATGTTGAGCTTTGCTCTGATTGGTGTTTCCTTTAACATCAAGATGCTCCAAGCCTTCATGATTTTACCAGCCATGTTCGTCTACTACATCATCGCCATCAAGGTCCCTTGGAAAAAGAAGGTTGGCTGGTTAGGACTTGCAGTCGTTTCCCTTTCCGTCTTTACCTTGGCTTACCCAATGGCAGTTGATTCAGCAAGCAAGAGTTCACGTCCTTATATTGGTAGTTCTCAAACTAATTCCTTGATGGAATTAGCCTTTGGCTACAACGGGACACAACGTTTACTTGGGCAATCAACTGGTACTGGTGGGACATTCTCTGGTATGGGAACAAAGAAGACTTCAAAGTCTTCAAAATCAACCACTGGTGCTAATCAAATGGGCCAGGCTCCTACAACAGGAACCAATGGTCAAAATCAGACCGGCACACAAACCGGTCAGACCACTAATAGCAATACACCAACTGGTCAAGCACCAACAGGCCAAGCTGGTCAAGCTCCTACTGGTATGAACGGCCAAAAGCCAACCGGTAAGATGGGCAAGATGACCGGTCAACCTGGTGGTAAAACTGGCAAGCGTGGCGGCATGGGCGGTGCTGGAAGTGCCTTCGCCATCGGTTCTATCGGGCCATTCCGTCTCTTCCAATCCGATCTTGGTTCTCAAATTGGTTGGTATCTCCCATTAGCCTTCCTTGGCCTCATTGCTGGTTGGCTTGGCTTCCGCAAGCGCGGCAGCAAGTGGTACCACGTTACAAGTCAACAAGAAGAAGTTCTCCTGTGGGCCGGCTGGTTCGTCCCTGTTTACGGCTTCTTCTCAGTTGCTTCATTCTTCCACCCATACTACACCATCATGTTGGCACCAGCCATTGCTGCCTTAACGGCCATCGGTGTCGCTGCCGTTACCAAAATGATGAAGGTCAATGTCAACACTGAAGATGAAACCGTTGGCAAGACGCAACCATTTGTTGCCCGCATCATTCTTAGTGTAGCCGTGATTGCCACGCTCCTCCTACAAGCTTATTACGTTTCTTCTTATTATCCAGTGATTACTGGAATCCTGATTGTCTTGGCCCTTGGCCTTGGTGTCTGGTGGCTCTTCCCACAAAAAACAGCAATCAAAGCAAAAGTGATTGCCACAGCTGTTTCAGTCTTGGCGATGGGTGCCTTCTGGGCTTCCACACCAACTATCACCCATACTTCAGCAGCCATTCCAGCTGCTGGTCCATCACTCTTCAGTCGTGGCGGTACCGATATGGGTGGTACTGTCAACAAAAAGCTCTTAGCCTACACTGAAAAGCACCAAGGTTCTGCTAAGTACCTTTTTGCCACAACTGATTCAAACTCCGCTTCCGGTTACATTATCAAATCAGGGAAGGCTGTCATGGCCCTTGGAGGTTACAATGGTACTGATCCAACTATGACCTTTAAGCAATTTAAGCAGCTTGTCAAGGACGGCAAGTTGAAGTACTTCGTCCTTGGTTCCCGTAGTAAGAGTTCTGATGGCCAAATTAAGAAAATTCTGGCCTGGGTAAAAGCAAAGGGTACAGTTGTCAACTATGACTCAAGTTCAAAGTCTAAAACGACAACTACTAACCAAGCAACAACAGCAACCACTACAACAACGACAACTGCTGGCGGTTCACCTACAGCCCGCATGACAGCCGGTGGTCCAACAGGAATGGGTGGCTCCTCAAGCTCTACCTTGTACGATTTGTCCTCAATTTATTAA
- a CDS encoding NAD(P)H-dependent oxidoreductase has protein sequence MKMLVIQGHPDQESFTHANAMNFAAVAKEKGHDVQVVDLATANFDCVLRYGYRQHMDDESFPMLVQEKIAWADRISFFFPIWWSAEPSVLKGMIDRVFTPGFAYNRRNGKIVKHLTGKKADVFTSSNFGGWYYKLFGNIVSRYKLGIFSYTGIKLNKAYVLGHMDSGVTQKDRQAYIEKCAATID, from the coding sequence ATGAAAATGCTTGTTATTCAGGGCCACCCTGATCAAGAATCATTTACCCACGCTAATGCGATGAATTTCGCAGCGGTGGCAAAAGAAAAAGGCCATGACGTTCAAGTTGTTGACCTAGCAACTGCTAATTTTGATTGTGTCCTACGCTATGGTTACCGCCAGCATATGGACGATGAAAGTTTTCCGATGCTCGTTCAAGAAAAAATTGCTTGGGCAGATCGGATTTCCTTCTTCTTCCCCATTTGGTGGTCAGCAGAACCGTCTGTTTTGAAGGGGATGATTGACCGTGTCTTCACACCTGGCTTTGCTTATAACCGTCGTAACGGGAAAATCGTTAAGCACCTAACGGGCAAGAAGGCGGACGTCTTTACAAGTTCTAATTTTGGTGGCTGGTATTACAAGCTGTTTGGTAACATTGTGAGCCGTTATAAGTTAGGAATTTTTTCTTACACAGGAATTAAGCTGAACAAAGCTTATGTTTTGGGTCACATGGATTCAGGAGTGACACAAAAAGACCGGCAAGCATATATTGAAAAGTGCGCGGCGACAATTGACTAA
- a CDS encoding TetR/AcrR family transcriptional regulator, producing MKFGQQENIRVKQQIVDGFFEQLKEQPLSEIRVAQLIKSAGVARVSYYRNFDSIEDILTFYLTCLVVQHHQQEKQSAPSHNHSRETMKIHFTDSFVAFKSQEERFMLLIDRGLSSHIYEFFVNFGEIIKAKHPEKKDSFNYQHIFVFGASFHVMMAWLQNGAKESPEEMADFLVNTMPDSFFDN from the coding sequence ATGAAATTTGGCCAACAAGAAAATATCCGAGTTAAGCAACAAATTGTTGACGGTTTTTTTGAACAATTAAAAGAACAACCCCTTTCAGAAATCCGTGTTGCCCAGTTGATTAAGTCAGCTGGGGTTGCACGGGTGAGCTACTACCGCAACTTCGATAGTATTGAAGATATTCTGACCTTTTATTTAACCTGTTTGGTTGTTCAGCATCATCAGCAAGAAAAACAAAGTGCACCCTCTCATAATCACAGCCGGGAAACAATGAAAATTCACTTTACTGATTCTTTTGTGGCTTTTAAGAGTCAGGAAGAGCGCTTTATGCTGTTAATCGACCGGGGCCTTTCTAGCCATATTTATGAATTTTTTGTGAACTTTGGTGAAATCATCAAAGCTAAACACCCTGAAAAAAAGGATAGTTTTAATTATCAGCACATCTTTGTTTTCGGTGCTTCCTTCCACGTAATGATGGCCTGGTTACAAAATGGAGCCAAGGAAAGCCCCGAAGAAATGGCTGATTTTTTGGTCAATACGATGCCGGATAGTTTTTTCGACAACTAA